Genomic segment of Calditerricola satsumensis:
TCGTAAGCTGATGCGGGTACGTTCCATTGCGATACCCTTGGCGCTCTTCCGTCCGTTCATAGGGCTCTGCACGCAGCTGCTCCGTGGCCTGGGCTTGCAAAATTTGATTCAAGACGGATTCCAGGAGCTTGGCGAGCGCCTCGTCTTTCGTGTCGCGGAGAAAAAGTTGATGCAAAAGCTGTGCATCTACGGTAATCTGATCGTGAGCCATTTCGATCCCCTCTCCCTTTTTGGTTTTTGTGGGTTCAAGCTCCATTCTAACCGAGGGGGATTGGAAATGGCTCTCTAACTTTTTTCAGAGAGTCCTTTTTACACAAGAATACGGACTCAACTCACCGGCAGACGGTTCATAATGAAACCTTCTCGTTTGTCCTACCTAATTTCCTGTAACAAACCGGTAGTTCTCCACCACCCAGATTCCCGTGGCATCCTTGCGCACGGGCTGCACCAACCGGAGCTCGACGACACGGCCGTCCTCCAACGTGTGGCGCTCGACCCGAATCCCCTCTTCTCGCGTCTCCACCACCTCGGAACGCGCGCTTTTGGCCTTCAAAACGTGGTCCAAAAACTCCAACGCCACCTGCGAGGGATCCATTAACCCCACGCGATGCCCGTTGTCCACCTCTTCCTGCAGCTTCCGCGCCTGATCCGGATCCAGCGGCACATCGATCCATTGGCCTTTCGCATCGCCATCAACCTGCGAATTCACCGGAGCCTGGCAGCCAACCACACCGATAACCAAGCCCAATGCGATGAGCCGCCCCCACTTCCATCCCATCCCCAACCCTCACACCCCCTTTGACACAAGCAGCATCCAGAACGCGAGGGGCACCGCCAACAGCACCGCGGAGATGCCGAGAAGGAGAAGCGCAACCGTCGACCGCTGGCGGCGCAGGTATTGCCATGCCGCGACAATCACGCCGCCTGCCGCCAGGGCGATGGCGAGAAGGTTGGCCGTCCAGTATCCGGTACCGTCCGGAAACCAGTCGCCCCAGCCTCCCGTCCACACCGTCGCCACACCCAGCACCCACGCCGCCGCAACCAACCCGACCGCCACCCATCGCATGGGAATCCCTCCTCGAACAGACAGACCATTTAGCCTCTCGATCCCATTCTATCCGGAGGACACAACCGTTTCAACGCAACACAAACAATTTCGAATGGTGAGATCCTCATCCTTGTCGGTCACCAATCTGTCAAATTCTCAGCTCTTCATTTACAATAAGGAAGGCTCCCAAACGAAATCCGCCCAACAAGACGGACACTCGAGGTGATCGTTCATGGCATCCGTGGTCATCGTCGGCGGCGGGTTGGCCGGCCTGTCCGCCGCGGCGCGATTGGCCAAGCACGGGCTCCGCGTCACCGTTCTCGAACGCGGGGCTCTCGGCGGCCGGGCCGTGACACTGCGCATCAAGGGGTTTGCCTTCAACTTCGGCGCCCACGCCATCTACGGCCGCGACCGCTCGGTGCTCACCACGCTGGAACGCGAGCTGGGCCTGTCCATCGACTGGCGCGACTTCAGCCCTGAACGGGCCAAATACGACGTCGGCGACAAGCTGACCGACCTGCCGGCCAACATCCGCGGGCTGTTCAAAACGAAGCTCCTCACCTATCCGGACAAGGTGAAGTTCGCCTTTGAGGTGCTCAAGACGCTCCTTGGCGTCGAAACCGGCCATCCGCACCTCTCGATTGGCCGGTGGATGGACGAAAAGCAGCTCGATCCCGACGTCAAGGACATGATGCTCACCCTGGCCTCATCGAACTTCTTCACCCGCGAGCCGGAAAAAATCCCATCGGACGTCTTTTTCCGCTACTACAAGACGATCTTCTCCACCCGCAAGCCGGTGACGTACATCGGTGGCGGCTGGCAGGCGCTCATCGACGAGCTGGTGCGCGTCATCAAGGCCCACGGCGGGACGATCCACACCAAGGCGAAGGTGGAGCGCGTCACGGTGGAGGACAACCGGGTGCGGGCCGTGCACACGGCCGACGAGACCTACACGGCCGACCTGTTCCTCTTCTGCATCCCGCCGAAGGAACTCGTGTCCATCTTCCAGGGGACGCACATCGAGCACTTTGTGGCCCAGTACGCCCAATACCACCCCACCTACGCCCTGGTGTACGACGTGGGGCTGCGCGAGCGGATCGACGTGCCCTACACCTACATCTACGATAAGGCCCACAAGTGCTTCATCACCGACATCTCCTACTACGACGAGACGTCGGTGCCCGAAGGCGGCCAGCTCCTGCAGGCCATCCTGTACTTGAGCCGCGAGGACGTGGGGAACAAGGAGCGCATCGAGGCGTACAAGAAAACGGTGGAGGACCTGTACGACAAGCACTTCCCCGGCTGGCGCGAGCGGCTTGTCGTGCCCCGCTTCTCTCCGCGCGCCGTGGTGCAGGAAATCAAGTGGACGATGGACCAGCAGCCGATGCCCGTCTTCTTCCCCGACTACCGAAACCTCTACTTCGCCGGCGACTGGTGCGAGGGGAAGGGACAGCTGTCGGAGCTGTCCTTCTCCAGCGCCTACGCGGCAAGCGAGCTGATTCTGGCCCACTGAGGCCGACGGCACCCACGCGCATCGGCAAGACCCGTATGCGTCTCCCCGTGACGCGTCGACTGAACCCAGACGGGCTCCCGGGCCTTCCGGGAGCCCGTTCGCATAGAAGGCATGCGTTTTTTCCCGCATCGGCGGATCAATTTTCTTCGCCCTTTTTGGGTGACGTGATCCGCAAATAATACCCATCGGGGTCGGTGAGGCGAAAATTGGTCATGCCCCACGGTTGTTCCTTGAGCTCCGATTCGACCGCAATGTCAAATTATTAACAAACAATTCGAGAGCACAGCTGGTGTCAAAGTTCACCCCTCCTTTTGCATGGTTTTGTTGTGGTGAAAAGCCCCCGGTATTCCGGACAGAAGGCACTGATGCGTCCCGGTCCCGGGGGCTGTAGCGTGCATCACGCCAGCACCAGCTTGCTGAAATCGGCGTACCGCCACAGGTCGTCGGCGATGCGCTTGATGAGCGACAGGCGGTTCTGCCGCACGGCGGGATCGGGGGCCATGACGAGGACGGCATCGAAGAAGGCGTGGATCGGCTCCGCCAGCGCGCTCCAGGCGTCGAGGACGCCGGCCCAATCGCCGGCAGCCTCGGCCTTCTCCGCCTGCTCCTTCGCCGCGAGATACGCCTTGTACAGGGCCCGCTCGGCATCCTCCTCGAACAGCGCCTCCTGCACCTCTCCCGCCGTCTCCGCTTTTCGTGACAGGTTGTACAGGCGGGTGAAGGCTTCGACGGCGGCGCGGAAGGCTTCCTCCTCGTGCCGCGCCTCCAGCACCTTGGCCCGCGTCACGGCGGCCACGAGGTCGGCAAAATCGGAGCCGAGCACGGCGTCGATCACGTCGTAGCGGATGCCGCCCTCTTGCAGCACCGTCTTGAGGCGCTGGGCAAAGAAGGCCAGCAGGTCGGCCTTCACCTCGTCGGCCGGCCGCTTGCCGAGGCCCTTCTCCGCGTACAGGCCGAGGGCGGCGTCCAAGAGCGCGTCAAGCGCAAGCGGCCACTTCCGGTCGAGGAGGATGTGCACGACGCCGCTCGCCGCCCGGCGCAGGGCGTAGGGGTCTTGCGAGCCGGTCGGGATGAGGCCGAGGGAAAAGAAGCCGACGAGGGT
This window contains:
- a CDS encoding transposase; the protein is MAHDQITVDAQLLHQLFLRDTKDEALAKLLESVLNQILQAQATEQLRAEPYERTEERQGYRNGTYPHQLT
- a CDS encoding phytoene desaturase family protein, translated to MASVVIVGGGLAGLSAAARLAKHGLRVTVLERGALGGRAVTLRIKGFAFNFGAHAIYGRDRSVLTTLERELGLSIDWRDFSPERAKYDVGDKLTDLPANIRGLFKTKLLTYPDKVKFAFEVLKTLLGVETGHPHLSIGRWMDEKQLDPDVKDMMLTLASSNFFTREPEKIPSDVFFRYYKTIFSTRKPVTYIGGGWQALIDELVRVIKAHGGTIHTKAKVERVTVEDNRVRAVHTADETYTADLFLFCIPPKELVSIFQGTHIEHFVAQYAQYHPTYALVYDVGLRERIDVPYTYIYDKAHKCFITDISYYDETSVPEGGQLLQAILYLSREDVGNKERIEAYKKTVEDLYDKHFPGWRERLVVPRFSPRAVVQEIKWTMDQQPMPVFFPDYRNLYFAGDWCEGKGQLSELSFSSAYAASELILAH